A portion of the Streptomyces erythrochromogenes genome contains these proteins:
- a CDS encoding DUF6114 domain-containing protein has product MNPQAPVYVRAEDDAWLTVVYYHFRAWRGRRPFWAGLFTLLGGFPIAYFPYADLRLGNVSLAMATTGGAGALIIGVLLITLGLALWFQQTIRVFAGVASILLALVSLPVSNLGGFGMGFILSLVGGALALSWAPGQPVDEEPAVQQPTVQQPAVVALGKTDATPGGLDIPGPRETETAHASETTAHADGGRNSAG; this is encoded by the coding sequence ATGAACCCCCAGGCCCCGGTTTACGTTCGCGCAGAAGACGACGCCTGGCTCACCGTGGTGTATTACCACTTCCGCGCGTGGCGCGGTCGCCGTCCCTTCTGGGCCGGGCTGTTCACGCTCCTCGGTGGCTTCCCGATCGCGTACTTCCCGTATGCGGACCTCCGGCTGGGCAACGTCAGTCTCGCGATGGCCACCACGGGTGGTGCCGGCGCACTGATCATCGGTGTACTGCTGATCACGCTGGGCCTGGCCCTCTGGTTCCAGCAGACCATCCGGGTCTTCGCCGGAGTCGCCTCGATCCTGCTGGCCCTGGTGTCCCTACCGGTGTCCAACCTCGGCGGTTTCGGGATGGGCTTCATCCTCTCCCTCGTCGGCGGCGCCCTCGCGCTGTCGTGGGCGCCGGGACAGCCGGTGGACGAGGAGCCCGCGGTCCAGCAGCCGACGGTACAGCAGCCGGCCGTGGTCGCCCTGGGCAAGACGGACGCGACGCCGGGCGGCCTGGACATCCCCGGTCCCCGCGAGACGGAGACGGCACACGCGAGCGAGACGACTGCCCACGCCGATGGCGGGAGGAACAGTGCGGGGTGA
- a CDS encoding MTH1187 family thiamine-binding protein, with product MIVAFSVTPLGVGEEVGEYVADAVRVVRESGLANRTDAMFTTIEGESWDEVMDVVRRAVAAVEERAPRVSVIIKADIRPGVTDGITSKVETVERHLAQG from the coding sequence GTGATCGTCGCGTTCTCGGTGACCCCGCTCGGCGTCGGTGAAGAGGTCGGGGAGTACGTCGCCGACGCGGTCCGCGTGGTCCGCGAGTCCGGGCTGGCGAACCGCACCGACGCGATGTTCACCACCATCGAGGGTGAGTCCTGGGACGAGGTCATGGACGTCGTCCGGCGCGCGGTGGCGGCGGTCGAGGAGCGGGCGCCGCGGGTGTCCGTGATCATCAAGGCCGACATCCGCCCCGGCGTCACCGACGGCATCACCTCGAAGGTCGAGACGGTGGAACGCCACCTCGCGCAGGGCTGA
- a CDS encoding glycoside hydrolase family 6 protein, with protein sequence MPSVAPRPRRPRPAAVLGLLLLLAAAPACSTAPEPGPRSPAAGPGAAAPAAAEGAAEGESSFWVDPNSEAARQVAAWEATGRYADAQVLRRIADRPVALWGRPGDPGPGIRRASAAAKASGRTLVLAAHNIPHRDCGQLPVGGAADARAYRGWIGAFADAIGDARALVVLEPHAVAHAVDGCVRAEHRAERLRLLSEAVDRLKKNRHTKVYLDAGDPGWIRDPADLAGPLREAGLDRADGFALNVSGFQPDAAVRAYGAKLSRAVKGRHFVVDTGRNGEGPLPGDRERASCNPPGRALGTPPTDRTGDPLVDAYLWVKRPGESDGTCRGGPAAGTWWPEQALGLARRARDVP encoded by the coding sequence ATGCCATCCGTCGCTCCCAGGCCGCGCCGCCCCAGGCCCGCTGCCGTCCTCGGCCTCCTCCTGCTGCTCGCGGCGGCCCCCGCCTGCTCCACCGCACCGGAGCCCGGGCCGCGCAGCCCCGCCGCCGGTCCCGGGGCCGCCGCGCCGGCCGCCGCCGAGGGCGCCGCCGAGGGCGAGTCCTCCTTCTGGGTGGACCCGAACAGCGAGGCCGCCCGGCAGGTCGCGGCCTGGGAGGCGACGGGCCGCTACGCCGACGCCCAGGTGCTGCGCCGGATCGCGGACCGGCCGGTCGCGCTGTGGGGACGGCCCGGCGATCCCGGCCCCGGGATCCGCCGGGCCAGCGCGGCCGCGAAGGCCTCCGGGCGGACCCTGGTGCTCGCCGCGCACAACATCCCGCACCGCGACTGCGGGCAGCTGCCCGTCGGGGGCGCCGCCGACGCCCGCGCCTACCGCGGCTGGATCGGCGCCTTCGCCGATGCCATCGGCGACGCCCGGGCCCTCGTCGTCCTGGAGCCGCACGCCGTGGCGCACGCCGTCGACGGCTGCGTGCGCGCCGAGCACCGCGCCGAGCGCCTGCGGCTGCTCTCCGAAGCCGTCGACCGGCTCAAGAAGAACCGCCATACGAAGGTCTATCTGGACGCCGGCGATCCGGGGTGGATCCGCGACCCGGCCGACCTCGCCGGCCCCCTCCGCGAAGCGGGGCTCGACCGCGCCGACGGCTTCGCCCTCAACGTCTCCGGGTTCCAGCCGGACGCGGCCGTCCGGGCCTACGGCGCGAAGCTCTCCCGGGCGGTCAAGGGCCGGCACTTCGTCGTCGACACCGGCCGCAACGGCGAGGGGCCCCTGCCGGGCGACCGCGAGCGGGCCTCCTGCAACCCGCCGGGCCGCGCCCTCGGCACGCCGCCGACCGACCGGACCGGCGACCCGCTCGTCGACGCGTACCTCTGGGTGAAGCGGCCGGGCGAGTCCGACGGGACCTGCCGCGGCGGCCCGGCGGCCGGCACCTGGTGGCCCGAACAGGCCCTCGGCCTGGCCCGCCGCGCGCGGGACGTCCCATAG
- a CDS encoding acyl-CoA mutase large subunit family protein: protein MDADAIEEGRRRWQARYDKARKREADFTTLSGDEVEPVYGPRPGDAYEGFERIGWPGEYPYTRGLHATGYRGRTWTIRQFAGFGNAEQTNERYKMILAAGGGGLSVAFDMPTLMGRDSDDPRSLGEVGHCGVAIDSAADMEVLFKDIPLGDVTTSMTISGPAVPAFCMYLVAAERQGVDPAVLNGTLQTDIFKEYIAQKEWLFEPEPHLRLIGDLMEYCAKGIPAYKPLSVSGYHIREAGATAAQELAYTLADGFGYVELGLSRGLDVDHFASGLSFFFDAHLDFFEEIAKFRAARRIWARWMKEVYGAKNEKSMWLRFHTQTAGVSLTAQQPYNNVVRTAVEALAAVLGGTNSLHTNALDETLALPSEQAAEIALRTQQVLMEETGVANVADPLGGSWFVEQLTDRIEADAERIFEQIKERGLRAHPDGQHPIGPITSGILRGIEDGWFTGEIAESAFQYQRSLEKGDKRVVGVNVHHGSVTGDLEILRVSHEVEREQVRALADRKTHRDDAKVAASLKDMLDAARDGSNMIPAMLDAVRAEATLGEICNTLRDEWGTYTEPPGF, encoded by the coding sequence ATGGACGCTGACGCCATCGAGGAGGGCCGCCGTCGCTGGCAGGCCCGTTATGACAAGGCCCGCAAGCGCGAGGCAGACTTCACCACGCTCTCCGGCGATGAGGTCGAACCCGTCTACGGGCCCCGGCCCGGCGACGCGTACGAGGGCTTCGAGCGGATCGGCTGGCCGGGGGAGTACCCGTACACGCGCGGCCTGCACGCCACCGGCTACCGCGGCCGGACCTGGACCATCCGCCAGTTCGCCGGCTTCGGGAACGCCGAGCAGACGAACGAGCGCTACAAGATGATCCTGGCCGCCGGCGGCGGCGGGCTCTCCGTCGCCTTCGACATGCCGACCCTCATGGGCCGCGACTCCGACGACCCCCGCTCCCTCGGCGAGGTCGGACACTGCGGCGTCGCCATCGACTCCGCCGCCGACATGGAGGTCCTCTTCAAGGACATCCCCCTCGGCGACGTCACGACCTCCATGACGATCTCGGGCCCCGCCGTGCCCGCCTTCTGCATGTACCTCGTCGCCGCCGAGCGCCAGGGCGTGGACCCCGCCGTGCTGAACGGCACGCTGCAGACGGACATCTTCAAGGAGTACATCGCCCAGAAGGAATGGCTCTTCGAACCGGAGCCGCACCTGCGCCTCATCGGCGACCTCATGGAGTACTGCGCGAAGGGCATCCCGGCCTACAAGCCGCTGTCCGTCTCCGGCTACCACATCCGCGAGGCCGGGGCCACGGCCGCGCAGGAGCTCGCCTACACCCTCGCCGACGGCTTCGGCTACGTGGAGCTGGGCCTCTCCCGCGGCCTGGACGTCGACCACTTCGCCTCCGGGCTCTCCTTCTTCTTCGACGCGCACCTCGACTTCTTCGAGGAGATCGCCAAGTTCCGCGCGGCCCGCCGGATCTGGGCGCGCTGGATGAAGGAGGTCTACGGGGCCAAGAACGAGAAGTCGATGTGGCTGCGCTTCCACACGCAGACCGCCGGCGTCTCCCTCACCGCGCAGCAGCCGTACAACAACGTCGTACGCACCGCCGTGGAGGCCCTCGCTGCCGTCCTCGGCGGAACCAACTCGCTGCACACCAACGCCCTCGACGAGACCCTCGCGCTGCCGAGCGAGCAGGCGGCCGAGATCGCCCTGCGCACCCAGCAGGTGCTGATGGAGGAGACCGGCGTCGCCAACGTGGCGGACCCGCTGGGCGGCTCCTGGTTCGTCGAGCAGCTCACCGACCGCATCGAGGCCGACGCCGAGCGGATCTTCGAGCAGATCAAGGAGCGCGGCCTGCGCGCCCACCCCGACGGGCAGCACCCCATCGGGCCGATCACCTCGGGCATCCTGCGCGGCATCGAGGACGGCTGGTTCACCGGCGAGATCGCCGAGTCGGCCTTCCAGTACCAGCGCTCCCTGGAGAAGGGTGACAAGCGGGTCGTCGGCGTCAACGTCCACCACGGATCCGTCACCGGCGACCTGGAGATCCTGCGGGTCAGCCACGAGGTGGAGCGCGAGCAGGTCCGCGCCCTCGCCGACCGCAAGACCCACCGCGACGACGCCAAGGTCGCCGCGTCCCTCAAGGACATGCTGGACGCCGCCCGCGACGGCTCGAACATGATCCCCGCCATGCTGGACGCGGTGCGCGCCGAGGCCACGCTGGGCGAGATCTGCAACACCCTGCGCGACGAGTGGGGCACCTACACGGAGCCCCCGGGCTTCTAG
- a CDS encoding DUF6230 family protein, which produces MSSQVRGGTRWKRFALVMVPSIAATAAVGVGLAQGALAASFSVSGQDFKVSADKLDGDNLIQYGGIAEGHDLKGNAQHHPVTISGFSHAEITNMCQSLVTPTPLGNITLQLRTGHKGKPAVADNIYLDVAELDTDAEFKNLDIGVAVGDPNHKTKPQAGTVSSPYAFSQRADKAILTNVRQKAWATTAGTFKLPDLKLRLLGGDKPCYQDIKD; this is translated from the coding sequence ATGAGTTCTCAGGTTCGTGGCGGGACCAGATGGAAGCGCTTCGCGCTCGTCATGGTGCCGAGCATCGCGGCCACGGCCGCGGTCGGTGTGGGTCTGGCGCAGGGTGCCCTCGCGGCGTCCTTCAGCGTCTCCGGCCAGGACTTCAAGGTCTCGGCCGACAAGCTCGACGGTGACAACCTCATCCAGTACGGCGGCATCGCCGAGGGGCACGACCTCAAGGGCAATGCGCAGCACCACCCGGTGACCATCTCCGGGTTCAGCCACGCCGAGATCACCAACATGTGCCAGTCGCTGGTGACCCCGACGCCGCTCGGCAACATCACGCTGCAGCTGCGCACCGGCCACAAGGGCAAGCCGGCCGTCGCCGACAACATCTACCTGGATGTTGCGGAGCTCGACACCGACGCCGAGTTCAAGAACCTGGACATCGGTGTCGCGGTCGGCGACCCGAACCACAAGACGAAGCCGCAGGCCGGTACGGTCAGCAGCCCGTACGCGTTCTCGCAGCGCGCCGACAAGGCGATCCTGACGAACGTGCGCCAGAAGGCGTGGGCGACCACGGCGGGCACGTTCAAGCTGCCCGACCTGAAGCTGCGTCTGCTCGGCGGCGACAAGCCGTGCTACCAGGACATCAAGGACTGA
- a CDS encoding MFS transporter: MPTVTQARAEAGSAGYLTVFRTPEFPAVFAAHLMSVLGLVVAEISLSVLVYRLTGSPLMSALTFALGFLPYALGGTLLAGVADRRPARPVLVTCDLVCAACAAAMVLPATPVAVLLVLRCAMAFVAPLFQGTRNASLPDVLGSGDAYVLGRSLLRMVAQSAQLIGFGLGGLLLTVLAPRAAIALTAAGFLGSALLLRLGTRARPARTAVRTSPLAGMRAVLGRRRLRALTLLFWLPPVFLVVPEALLAAYADGIGAGTAVLGLMMCAMPVGTLAGELWAGSALSARTRSRIVAPLAAAGLLPFLLYAGRPGVPLALIALLLAGLAHAYTLGLDQWYVDAVPDELRGRAMTLLSTGLMTLQGAGMALAGLAAEFFPVHVVVTGSGVLGTAVVLALLAELRSAVRQEERLRDETAPAVK; the protein is encoded by the coding sequence ATGCCAACCGTCACCCAGGCCCGGGCCGAAGCGGGCTCCGCCGGCTACCTCACCGTCTTCCGGACCCCCGAGTTCCCCGCCGTCTTCGCCGCGCACCTGATGTCCGTACTCGGCCTGGTCGTCGCCGAGATCTCCCTCTCCGTCCTCGTCTACCGCCTCACCGGCTCGCCCCTGATGAGCGCGCTCACCTTCGCCCTCGGCTTCCTCCCCTACGCACTCGGCGGCACCCTCCTCGCCGGGGTCGCCGACCGCCGCCCCGCCCGCCCGGTGCTCGTCACCTGCGACCTCGTCTGCGCGGCCTGCGCCGCGGCCATGGTGCTGCCCGCCACCCCCGTCGCCGTGCTCCTCGTCCTGCGCTGCGCGATGGCCTTCGTGGCACCCCTCTTCCAGGGCACGCGCAACGCCTCCCTCCCCGACGTCCTCGGATCCGGCGACGCCTACGTCCTGGGCCGCTCGCTGCTGCGCATGGTCGCCCAGAGCGCCCAGCTCATCGGCTTCGGCCTCGGCGGCCTGCTGCTCACCGTCCTCGCCCCGCGCGCCGCCATCGCGCTGACCGCCGCCGGATTCCTCGGCTCGGCCCTCCTGCTGCGGCTGGGCACCCGGGCCCGGCCCGCACGGACGGCCGTCCGCACCTCCCCGCTCGCCGGGATGCGGGCCGTCCTGGGCCGGCGCCGGCTGCGGGCGCTCACCCTCCTGTTCTGGCTGCCGCCCGTCTTCCTCGTCGTACCCGAGGCGCTGCTCGCCGCGTACGCCGACGGCATCGGCGCCGGGACCGCCGTCCTCGGCCTGATGATGTGCGCCATGCCCGTGGGCACCCTCGCCGGAGAGCTCTGGGCGGGCTCCGCGCTGAGCGCGCGGACGCGCTCGCGGATCGTCGCCCCGCTGGCCGCCGCCGGCCTGCTGCCGTTCCTCCTCTACGCGGGCCGGCCGGGCGTGCCCCTCGCCCTGATCGCACTGCTGCTCGCCGGGCTGGCCCACGCCTACACCCTGGGGCTGGACCAGTGGTACGTGGACGCCGTCCCCGACGAGCTGCGCGGCCGGGCGATGACCCTGCTCAGCACGGGCCTGATGACCCTCCAGGGAGCGGGCATGGCCCTGGCCGGGCTCGCCGCAGAGTTCTTCCCGGTGCACGTGGTCGTCACGGGGTCCGGGGTGCTCGGAACCGCCGTCGTCCTGGCGCTCCTGGCCGAACTCCGTTCCGCCGTCCGGCAGGAGGAGCGACTGAGGGATGAGACGGCCCCCGCCGTGAAGTGA
- a CDS encoding DUF3817 domain-containing protein, which yields MKRSVLTRYRVMAYVTAVMLLILCACMVAKYGFDTGADLTFVVSQTHGVLFMIYLVFAFDLGSKAKWPFGKLLWVLVSGTIPLAAFFVERKIRAEVEPLVSDSLATAKA from the coding sequence ATGAAACGAAGCGTGCTGACCCGCTACCGCGTCATGGCCTACGTGACCGCGGTCATGCTCCTGATCCTCTGCGCCTGCATGGTGGCGAAGTACGGCTTCGACACCGGTGCCGATCTCACCTTCGTGGTGTCGCAGACCCACGGTGTGCTCTTCATGATCTACCTGGTCTTCGCCTTCGACCTGGGGTCCAAGGCGAAGTGGCCCTTCGGCAAGCTCCTGTGGGTGCTCGTGTCGGGCACCATTCCGCTGGCCGCCTTCTTCGTCGAGCGCAAGATCCGCGCCGAGGTGGAGCCCCTGGTCAGCGACTCGCTCGCGACCGCGAAGGCCTGA
- a CDS encoding tetratricopeptide repeat protein, producing MQPRNMSMSGVVDLAAVKAAGEAKAKAEQARAEAARQAAQGGGAGPAADAVPPSALVFDVDEAGFERDVLQLSAEVPVVLDFWAEWCQPCKQLSPLLERLTVEANGRLVLAKVDVDANQMLMQQFQIQGIPAVFAVVAGQVLPLFQGVAPEQQIRDTLAQLVQVAEERFGIIGLDVDANAEGAAESAPVEAPAGPYDALLEAAVVALDAGDLGGAVQAYKNVLADDPGNTEAKLGLAQAELLARVQHMNPQEVRAAAAANPRDPAAQIAAADLDLVGGHVEDAFGRLVDTVKVTFGDDRDAVRLRLLELFEVIGADDPRVTAARTALARVLF from the coding sequence ATGCAGCCCAGAAACATGTCCATGAGCGGCGTCGTCGACCTCGCCGCGGTGAAGGCGGCCGGCGAGGCCAAGGCCAAGGCCGAGCAGGCCCGCGCCGAAGCGGCGCGACAGGCCGCTCAGGGTGGCGGGGCCGGTCCGGCCGCCGACGCCGTCCCGCCCTCGGCGCTCGTCTTCGACGTCGACGAGGCCGGTTTTGAACGCGACGTGCTCCAGCTCTCCGCCGAGGTCCCGGTCGTCCTGGACTTCTGGGCCGAGTGGTGCCAGCCGTGCAAGCAGCTCAGCCCGCTCCTGGAGCGCCTGACCGTCGAGGCGAACGGCCGCCTCGTGCTGGCCAAGGTGGACGTCGACGCCAACCAGATGCTGATGCAGCAGTTCCAGATCCAGGGCATCCCGGCCGTCTTCGCCGTGGTCGCCGGTCAGGTGCTGCCGCTCTTCCAGGGCGTCGCCCCCGAGCAGCAGATCCGCGACACCCTCGCCCAACTGGTCCAGGTGGCCGAGGAGCGCTTCGGGATCATCGGCCTCGACGTGGATGCGAACGCCGAGGGAGCCGCCGAGTCCGCACCGGTCGAGGCCCCGGCCGGTCCGTACGACGCGCTGCTGGAGGCGGCCGTCGTCGCACTGGACGCCGGCGACCTCGGTGGCGCGGTGCAGGCGTACAAGAACGTACTCGCGGACGACCCGGGCAACACCGAGGCCAAGCTGGGTCTGGCCCAGGCCGAGCTGCTCGCCCGGGTCCAGCACATGAACCCGCAGGAGGTGCGCGCAGCCGCGGCCGCGAACCCGCGCGACCCGGCGGCGCAGATCGCCGCGGCCGACCTGGATCTGGTGGGCGGTCACGTGGAGGACGCCTTCGGCCGCCTCGTGGACACCGTGAAGGTCACGTTCGGTGACGATCGCGATGCGGTGCGCCTGCGACTGCTCGAACTGTTCGAGGTCATCGGCGCCGACGACCCGAGGGTGACGGCGGCGCGGACGGCGCTGGCGCGGGTGCTCTTCTAG
- a CDS encoding TetR/AcrR family transcriptional regulator, producing MSAATKEKLLEGALRTLVEQGIAKASARTIAATAGVGQGLIFYHFGSVEELLAAACRYGAEQRVARYRDRLAGLGSLTELLEFARAMHAEEREAGHVAVLGQLLAAGQNSPALAAATAAGLGLWIEELEAVLTRLLAATPLDGFADPAGLARATAASFVGIELYEAVDPQGAGRAFDALEQLAGLAAVLEGLGPLSQRAVRHGLRRGTRT from the coding sequence GTGAGCGCGGCCACCAAGGAGAAGCTCCTCGAAGGAGCCCTGCGCACGCTCGTCGAGCAGGGCATCGCCAAGGCCTCGGCCCGCACCATCGCGGCCACCGCCGGGGTCGGCCAGGGGCTGATCTTCTACCACTTCGGCTCCGTCGAGGAACTGCTCGCCGCCGCCTGCCGGTACGGGGCCGAGCAGCGGGTGGCCCGCTACCGGGACCGGCTCGCGGGGCTGGGCAGCCTCACGGAACTGTTGGAGTTCGCCCGCGCGATGCACGCCGAGGAGCGGGAGGCCGGGCACGTCGCCGTGCTCGGGCAGCTGCTGGCCGCAGGTCAGAACTCGCCCGCCCTCGCGGCCGCCACCGCCGCCGGACTCGGCCTGTGGATCGAGGAGCTGGAGGCGGTGCTCACCCGGCTGCTCGCGGCGACCCCGCTCGACGGGTTCGCCGACCCCGCGGGGCTCGCCCGGGCCACCGCCGCCTCCTTCGTGGGCATCGAGCTGTACGAGGCGGTGGACCCGCAGGGCGCCGGCCGGGCGTTCGACGCCCTGGAGCAGCTCGCCGGACTGGCCGCGGTGTTGGAGGGCCTGGGCCCCCTGAGCCAGCGCGCGGTACGCCACGGCCTGCGCCGCGGCACCCGGACCTGA
- a CDS encoding TetR/AcrR family transcriptional regulator, giving the protein MRNPSPGRTGRPRSAAADAAILAATRDALVELGWSKLTMGDVSARAGVAKTTLYRRWAGKSELVVDAVAELFDALELPDRGSLEADIEYVVLRFAELLRRPEARTALMAVVSESTRDEALRDRIRSAIVDRQKRLVVLGRERAQARGELPYEEDEFLAGRTTDLIFDVIAGTVVHRALVSSEPVDELWVATFTALLMHGLRGPAAA; this is encoded by the coding sequence ATGCGCAACCCCAGCCCCGGCCGCACCGGTCGCCCCCGCAGCGCGGCCGCGGACGCCGCCATCCTCGCCGCCACCCGGGACGCGCTGGTCGAGCTGGGCTGGTCGAAGCTGACGATGGGCGACGTCTCGGCCCGCGCGGGCGTCGCCAAGACCACCCTGTACCGGCGCTGGGCGGGCAAGAGCGAGCTGGTCGTGGACGCGGTCGCGGAGCTCTTCGACGCGCTCGAACTGCCGGATCGGGGCTCCCTGGAAGCCGACATCGAGTACGTGGTCCTGCGCTTCGCGGAGCTGCTGCGGCGCCCGGAGGCCCGTACGGCCCTGATGGCGGTCGTCTCCGAGTCCACCCGGGACGAGGCCCTGCGCGACCGGATCCGGTCGGCGATCGTGGACCGGCAGAAACGTCTCGTCGTACTGGGTCGCGAACGGGCCCAGGCCCGCGGCGAACTCCCCTACGAGGAGGACGAGTTCCTGGCGGGCCGGACCACGGACCTGATCTTCGACGTGATCGCGGGCACCGTGGTGCACCGCGCCCTGGTGAGCTCCGAGCCGGTGGACGAGCTCTGGGTGGCCACCTTCACCGCCCTCCTGATGCACGGCCTGCGCGGCCCGGCCGCGGCCTGA
- a CDS encoding MarR family winged helix-turn-helix transcriptional regulator translates to MPKPLSLPFDPIARADELWQQRWGPVPSMAAITSIMRAHQILLGEVDAVVKPYGLTFARYEALVLLTFSKAGELPMSKIGERLMVHPTSVTNTVDRLVRSGLVAKRPNPNDGRGTLASITEKGREVVEAATKDLMAIDFGLGAYDAEECGEIFALLRPLRVAAADFDES, encoded by the coding sequence GTGCCCAAGCCGCTCAGCCTTCCCTTCGACCCCATCGCCCGCGCCGACGAGCTCTGGCAGCAGCGCTGGGGGCCCGTGCCCTCGATGGCCGCGATCACCTCGATCATGCGCGCCCACCAGATCCTGCTCGGCGAGGTCGACGCGGTCGTCAAGCCGTACGGGCTGACCTTCGCACGCTACGAGGCGCTGGTGCTGCTCACCTTCTCCAAGGCGGGCGAGCTGCCGATGTCGAAGATCGGCGAGAGGCTGATGGTCCACCCCACCTCGGTGACCAACACCGTGGACCGGCTGGTGCGGTCCGGGCTGGTCGCCAAGCGGCCCAATCCGAACGACGGCCGCGGCACCCTCGCCTCCATCACGGAGAAGGGCCGGGAGGTCGTCGAGGCCGCCACCAAGGACCTGATGGCGATCGACTTCGGCCTCGGAGCGTACGACGCCGAGGAGTGCGGGGAGATCTTCGCCCTGCTCCGCCCGCTGCGCGTGGCCGCCGCGGACTTCGACGAGTCCTGA
- a CDS encoding DUF4166 domain-containing protein, whose product MTSIFRTHMGADFDRLHPQIQRRFSVGLESGEGCVGRGTMERIWHGGSFVKPFLRLGGTRNILVPREGRDIPFVIENLPYLDSFGRETVTFVRTFRLPDGPHRFDATMVHSPERDCVLDYLGTHQHLASDLHMSAEPDGSLLIRSGEHRFREGPVDVRVPDLIGGDAEVRESFDDATGRFRIRVRVVNRRFGPLFGYEGSFTASYVDARERWATGLFGDLRPVREEVRA is encoded by the coding sequence ATGACCTCCATCTTCCGGACCCACATGGGCGCCGACTTCGACCGTCTGCACCCGCAGATCCAGCGCCGGTTCTCGGTCGGGCTGGAGAGCGGTGAGGGCTGCGTCGGCCGCGGCACCATGGAGCGGATATGGCACGGCGGCAGCTTCGTGAAGCCCTTCCTCCGGCTCGGCGGGACGCGCAACATCCTGGTGCCGCGCGAGGGCCGCGACATCCCCTTCGTCATAGAGAACCTCCCGTACCTCGACTCCTTCGGCCGGGAGACCGTCACCTTCGTGCGCACCTTCCGGCTGCCCGACGGGCCGCACCGGTTCGACGCCACGATGGTGCACAGCCCTGAACGAGACTGCGTCCTCGACTACCTGGGCACGCACCAGCACCTCGCCAGCGACCTGCACATGAGCGCCGAGCCCGACGGTTCGCTGCTCATCCGCTCCGGTGAGCACCGCTTCCGCGAGGGGCCCGTCGACGTCCGCGTCCCCGACCTCATCGGCGGCGACGCCGAGGTGCGCGAGTCCTTCGACGACGCCACCGGCCGGTTCCGGATCAGGGTGCGCGTGGTCAACCGCCGCTTCGGGCCGCTCTTCGGGTACGAGGGCTCCTTCACCGCGAGTTACGTCGACGCCCGCGAACGGTGGGCGACCGGGCTCTTCGGCGACCTGCGGCCGGTCCGCGAGGAGGTCCGGGCGTGA
- a CDS encoding ArsR/SmtB family transcription factor, whose protein sequence is MGLHHRFGHADLLRCRFALSPAWETQEAIRTLSRPDRQGYHLPWLRRSRAAADGLDLRPLWLLMPRRGHSTDFISPPPSGPGVSFEEELAVIRAADPAAALEDMRKSLACTPGALDSDLGRALLADPARSVRELADLLERAWGALVEPHWPRLRALLEADILFHTRRLAAGGLESLFDGLHPDLSWDAASLTLTIERPSHHDRVLGGQGLLLMPSAFVWPQIAGGFDPPWQPTVVYPARGIGALWTPAGEDTPTALARLLGRARADVLCALDEPASTTALAHRLGLAPSTVSAHLGVLHAAGLLISARRGHQVLYERTPLAIALTTGDAAG, encoded by the coding sequence ATGGGTTTGCACCATCGTTTCGGGCACGCGGACCTGCTGCGGTGCCGGTTCGCGCTGTCGCCGGCCTGGGAGACGCAGGAGGCGATCCGCACTCTGAGCCGCCCGGACCGGCAGGGCTACCACCTGCCGTGGCTCCGGCGGAGCCGGGCCGCAGCCGACGGGCTGGACCTGCGGCCGCTGTGGCTGCTGATGCCGCGCCGGGGGCACAGCACCGACTTCATCAGCCCGCCGCCGAGCGGTCCGGGCGTCTCCTTCGAGGAGGAGCTCGCGGTGATCCGCGCGGCCGATCCGGCCGCGGCGCTCGAGGACATGCGCAAGTCGCTGGCCTGCACGCCGGGCGCGCTCGACAGCGACCTCGGCCGGGCCCTCCTCGCGGATCCGGCGCGGTCGGTGCGGGAGCTGGCCGATCTGCTGGAGCGGGCCTGGGGCGCGCTGGTCGAGCCGCACTGGCCGCGGCTGCGGGCGCTGCTGGAGGCGGACATCCTCTTCCATACGCGCCGTCTGGCCGCCGGCGGGCTGGAGTCCCTCTTCGACGGCCTGCACCCCGATCTCTCCTGGGACGCGGCGTCGCTCACCCTCACCATCGAGCGCCCCAGCCACCACGACCGCGTCCTGGGCGGCCAGGGGCTGCTGCTCATGCCGAGCGCCTTCGTCTGGCCGCAGATCGCGGGCGGCTTCGACCCGCCCTGGCAGCCGACCGTCGTCTATCCGGCCCGCGGCATCGGCGCCCTGTGGACCCCGGCGGGCGAGGACACGCCGACCGCGCTGGCCCGGCTGCTGGGCCGGGCCCGGGCGGACGTGCTGTGCGCGCTGGACGAACCGGCGTCCACCACGGCCCTGGCCCACCGCCTCGGCCTGGCACCCTCCACCGTCTCGGCGCACCTGGGGGTCCTGCACGCGGCGGGCCTGCTCATCTCCGCCCGCCGGGGCCACCAGGTGCTCTACGAACGCACCCCCCTGGCCATCGCCCTCACCACGGGGGACGCCGCCGGCTGA